A genomic stretch from Lathyrus oleraceus cultivar Zhongwan6 chromosome 2, CAAS_Psat_ZW6_1.0, whole genome shotgun sequence includes:
- the LOC127123770 gene encoding scarecrow-like protein 32: MEQLLVQCASAIETNNATQAQQFLWVLNNTTPQEGDSNQRLAASFIRALTTRILAKTGCCKALEQEDTQTANGYNNLNHTNSLAIQTHKFSVIELANFVDLTPWHRFGYTAANSTILEATRGFPVIHIVDLSLTHCMQIPTLIDAIANRDEVPPSIKLTVAVRNRNVHLPIPPLLELSYDELGSKLVNFAKSRNVRMEFKAVSSTYADGFASLIEHLRRQVQDLVYNKTHEALVINCHMMLHYIPEETLYTNMNTNNGSSSLRSMFLEALRSLEPTIVVLVDEDADLTSSDLVTRLRSAFNYLWIPFDTVDMFLPRGSKERHWYESDICWKIENVIAYEGVQRVERVEGKGKWEQRMRNAHFQGVCFSEDSVMEVKGMIDEHAVGWGLKKEDEFLSLTWKGHNVIFASAWLPS; the protein is encoded by the coding sequence ATGGAACAGTTACTCGTTCAATGCGCCAGCGCCATCGAAACCAACAATGCGACACAAGCCCAACAATTCCTCTGGGTCCTTAACAACACCACACCCCAAGAAGGCGACTCCAACCAACGCTTAGCCGCAAGCTTCATTCGAGCTCTAACCACGCGAATTCTCGCCAAAACCGGTTGCTGCAAAGCGCTAGAACAAGAAGATACACAAACTGCGAACGGTTATAACAATCTTAACCATACTAACAGCCTCGCCATACAAACGCACAAATTCTCCGTTATTGAATTAGCCAACTTCGTCGATTTAACACCGTGGCATCGTTTCGGTTACACAGCCGCAAACTCCACCATTCTAGAAGCTACCAGAGGTTTTCCTGTTATTCACATTGTTGATCTGAGTTTAACACATTGCATGCAGATTCCTACACTAATCGACGCTATTGCTAATCGCGACGAAGTTCCTCCTTCCATCAAGCTCACCGTTGCAGTTCGAAACAGGAATGTTCATCTTCCAATTCCACCTTTGCTTGAACTTTCTTACGACGAATTAGGTTCGAAATTGGTTAATTTTGCTAAATCAAGAAACGTGAGGATGGAATTCAAAGCAGTTTCTTCGACATACGCAGACGGATTCGCTTCTTTAATCGAACACCTACGAAGGCAAGTCCAAGACTTAGTTTATAACAAAACTCATGAAGCGTTGGTAATAAACTGTCACATGATGCTTCATTATATTCCTGAAGAAACTCTATATACGAATATGAATACGAATAATGGTTCTTCTTCGCTGCGATCGATGTTTCTAGAAGCTCTGCGGAGTTTAGAACCGACGATTGTCGTTCTGGTCGATGAAGACGCGGATCTAACCTCGAGTGATTTAGTGACTAGACTAAGGTCTGCATTTAATTATCTTTGGATCCCTTTCGACACGGTGGACATGTTTCTACCGCGAGGGAGTAAAGAAAGGCATTGGTATGAATCAGATATTTGTTGGAAGATTGAGAATGTGATAGCATATGAAGGGGTTCAAAGAGTTGAGAGAGTTGAGGGTAAAGGTAAGTGGGAGCAAAGAATGAGAAATGCGCATTTTCAAGGGGTTTGTTTCAGTGAAGATTCGGTTATGGAGGTTAAAGGGATGATTGATGAACATGCAGTTGGATGGGGATTGAAGAAAGAAGATGAGTTTCTTTCGCTTACTTGGAAAGGACATAATGTCATCTTTGCTTCAGCTTGGTTACCTTCTTGA